The Cupriavidus sp. EM10 genome includes a region encoding these proteins:
- a CDS encoding cyclic nucleotide-binding domain-containing protein: MQHQVIQLRTAVPMPYPEAYAPAQVMALTPRCAHCSLRPLCLAAGLDDDDLPQLESVIGQWRMVHRGDYLFRVGDRFQCLYTLRSGSFKTVAGHEEGVEHVTAYLLPGDMLGLGAISGEHYDCDAVALEDSTVCVIPFPPLELLCRDMRGVQRQLHKLLSQEVVRESRQTTLLSGMPSERRVAAFLLNVSRRLRARGYAAHAFTLRMTREEIGSYLGIKLETVSRTFSRFQREG; the protein is encoded by the coding sequence ATGCAGCACCAGGTGATACAGTTGCGCACGGCCGTGCCAATGCCCTACCCAGAAGCCTACGCGCCAGCGCAGGTCATGGCCCTGACACCCAGATGCGCCCATTGCAGCCTGCGGCCTCTCTGCCTGGCGGCGGGACTCGACGACGACGACCTGCCCCAGCTCGAATCGGTCATCGGACAGTGGCGCATGGTGCATCGTGGAGACTACCTGTTCCGCGTCGGCGACAGGTTCCAGTGCCTATATACGCTGCGCTCTGGATCGTTCAAGACGGTGGCGGGCCACGAGGAAGGTGTCGAGCACGTCACGGCCTACCTGTTACCGGGCGATATGCTGGGGCTGGGTGCCATCTCAGGCGAGCACTACGATTGCGATGCCGTTGCACTGGAAGACAGCACCGTGTGCGTGATCCCGTTTCCGCCGCTTGAACTGCTTTGCCGCGACATGCGCGGCGTGCAGCGCCAGTTGCATAAGCTGCTGAGCCAGGAGGTCGTGCGCGAATCCCGCCAGACCACGCTGCTGTCGGGCATGCCTTCGGAGCGTCGGGTCGCTGCCTTCCTGCTCAACGTCTCGCGGCGCCTGCGCGCCAGGGGCTACGCGGCGCATGCGTTCACGCTACGGATGACGCGCGAGGAAATCGGCAGCTACCTCGGCATCAAGCTGGAAACGGTCAGCCGCACCTTCTCTCGCTTCCAACGCGAGGGCTGA
- a CDS encoding zinc-dependent alcohol dehydrogenase family protein — translation MDATMQAMIFDGHTLGAQRVPVPTPGVGQLRIRVLACGVCRTDLHVIDGDLPHPKPALIPGHEIVGRVEKLGEGAAGVALGDRVGVAWLGHTCGTCRFCARGRENLCDAPLFNGYTCDGGYAEYMVADARYCFQIPDAYDDAHAAPLLCAGLIGYRTLRMAGDAQRLGIYGFGAAAHIVTQIAVAQGRTVYAMTRPGDTAAQALATQVGAAWAGSSLEPPPTVLDAALIFASDGALVPAALGATDKGGVVVCGGIHMSDIPSFPYRQLWEERRIVSVANLTREDGAGLMRVAASLPIQVHTTVYPLRDAGKALADMRAGRLAGAAVLRI, via the coding sequence ATGGACGCCACCATGCAGGCCATGATCTTCGACGGTCACACGCTTGGCGCGCAGCGCGTGCCCGTGCCCACGCCGGGCGTCGGCCAGTTGCGCATCCGCGTGCTGGCCTGCGGAGTATGTCGCACAGACCTGCATGTGATTGACGGAGATCTTCCTCATCCGAAGCCGGCGCTGATTCCGGGGCACGAGATCGTGGGTCGGGTCGAAAAGCTGGGCGAAGGCGCGGCCGGAGTGGCGCTCGGTGACCGGGTGGGCGTGGCGTGGCTCGGCCATACCTGCGGCACCTGCCGCTTCTGCGCCCGCGGGCGCGAGAACCTGTGCGATGCGCCGCTGTTCAATGGCTATACGTGCGATGGAGGCTACGCGGAGTACATGGTGGCTGACGCGCGCTACTGCTTCCAGATTCCCGACGCTTACGATGACGCGCACGCCGCGCCGTTACTGTGCGCCGGCCTGATTGGTTATCGCACGCTACGCATGGCGGGCGACGCGCAGCGGCTTGGCATCTACGGCTTTGGCGCGGCCGCGCACATTGTCACGCAGATCGCCGTGGCGCAAGGCCGCACTGTCTATGCCATGACAAGGCCCGGCGACACAGCGGCGCAGGCGCTGGCTACGCAAGTGGGCGCGGCGTGGGCGGGCAGCAGCCTGGAACCGCCGCCAACTGTGCTGGATGCGGCACTGATCTTCGCGTCGGACGGCGCACTGGTGCCCGCCGCGCTGGGTGCCACGGACAAGGGTGGCGTCGTCGTATGCGGCGGCATCCACATGAGCGATATCCCGTCGTTCCCGTATCGGCAGCTTTGGGAAGAGCGGCGCATCGTGTCCGTCGCAAATCTCACGCGCGAGGATGGTGCGGGGCTCATGCGAGTCGCCGCCAGCCTGCCGATCCAGGTACACACCACGGTCTATCCGCTGCGCGATGCCGGCAAGGCGCTGGCCGACATGCGCGCCGGACGGCTTGCCGGTGCCGCCGTCCTGCGCATCTGA
- a CDS encoding BON domain-containing protein: protein MKSDSQLKQDVLDELAWDPEVDEREVGVQVKDGIVTLTGHLRSFHAKHLAEQAAQRVQGLRALAVELDVVLPGDTVRTDSDIAWAIENVLMWNSVVPVGQLGVAVERGMVTLSGEVDWDYQRRSAVDTVRPLNGVRGVVNQIVLRPRTSAPDVQQRIEDAMRRQAARDARHVKVVVKDGVVTLSGHVTSMAERQAAFNAAWIAPGVMKVVDDIRVLPQ from the coding sequence ATGAAAAGCGATTCTCAACTGAAGCAGGACGTGCTTGACGAACTGGCATGGGATCCGGAAGTCGACGAGCGCGAGGTGGGTGTGCAGGTCAAGGATGGCATCGTCACACTCACTGGACATTTGCGGTCATTCCATGCCAAGCATCTCGCGGAGCAGGCCGCGCAGCGTGTGCAGGGATTGCGGGCGCTTGCCGTGGAATTGGACGTGGTGTTGCCTGGTGATACCGTGCGGACCGACAGTGATATCGCCTGGGCTATCGAAAACGTGCTGATGTGGAATTCCGTCGTGCCAGTTGGGCAGCTTGGCGTGGCAGTTGAGCGGGGCATGGTCACTCTCTCGGGGGAAGTGGACTGGGATTACCAGCGGCGTTCAGCGGTCGATACAGTGCGGCCGCTTAACGGCGTACGCGGCGTCGTGAATCAGATCGTGCTGAGGCCCCGCACCAGCGCGCCCGATGTGCAGCAGCGCATCGAAGATGCCATGCGACGCCAGGCGGCCCGCGATGCGCGGCATGTGAAGGTCGTGGTCAAGGATGGCGTGGTCACGCTGTCGGGCCATGTGACGTCAATGGCTGAGCGGCAGGCGGCTTTCAACGCCGCGTGGATTGCCCCGGGCGTGATGAAGGTGGTGGACGATATCCGGGTGCTGCCGCAGTAG
- a CDS encoding NAD(P)-dependent alcohol dehydrogenase — protein MATMQAAVFVKPGVIEFQEKPIPDVGPGDALVRITTTTICGTDIHILKGEYPVASGLTIGHEPVGIIARLGSGVTGYQEGQRVIAGAICPSFHSYACQDGCAAQDGGAQAHGYKSIGGWRFGNTIDGTQAEYVLVPDAQANLAPIPAGLTDEQVLMCPDIMSTGFAGAEHANIRIGDVVAIFAQGPIGLCATVGARLRGASTIIVVDGLDDRLAISRQLGADVTLNFHQRDVVEDILKLTGGRGVDASIEALGTQTTFEAALRVLKPGGTLSSLGVYSTDLRIPLGAFAAGLGDHRIVTSLCPGGKERMRRLMNVIEAARADLSPLVTHHYKLTDIVEAYDLFGHQRDGVLKVSITP, from the coding sequence ATGGCGACGATGCAAGCAGCAGTCTTTGTTAAGCCCGGCGTGATTGAATTTCAGGAGAAGCCCATTCCCGACGTGGGCCCCGGCGACGCACTTGTGCGGATTACCACTACCACGATCTGCGGTACCGACATCCATATCCTGAAGGGCGAGTACCCAGTGGCGTCGGGATTGACGATTGGCCACGAGCCGGTCGGCATCATCGCCAGACTGGGCAGCGGCGTCACGGGCTACCAGGAAGGCCAGCGCGTGATCGCCGGTGCAATCTGCCCGAGCTTTCATTCTTACGCCTGCCAGGACGGTTGCGCGGCCCAGGACGGCGGCGCGCAGGCGCACGGCTACAAATCAATTGGCGGCTGGCGCTTTGGTAATACCATCGACGGCACGCAGGCCGAATACGTGCTGGTGCCCGATGCCCAGGCGAATCTGGCCCCGATTCCGGCAGGCCTGACCGACGAACAGGTGCTGATGTGCCCGGACATCATGTCCACCGGATTCGCAGGCGCCGAACACGCCAACATCCGCATCGGCGACGTCGTTGCCATCTTCGCGCAGGGGCCGATCGGTTTGTGCGCCACCGTTGGGGCGCGCCTGCGCGGCGCTTCGACCATCATCGTGGTAGACGGATTGGACGACCGCCTGGCCATCTCGCGGCAACTGGGCGCCGACGTCACGCTGAACTTCCATCAGCGCGACGTCGTGGAAGACATTTTGAAGCTCACCGGCGGCCGGGGCGTGGACGCCTCTATTGAGGCGCTGGGCACGCAAACCACATTCGAGGCCGCGCTGCGCGTGCTGAAGCCCGGTGGCACGCTGTCCAGCCTTGGCGTCTATTCGACCGATCTCCGAATTCCGCTGGGTGCGTTTGCCGCTGGCTTGGGCGACCATCGCATCGTCACGTCGCTGTGTCCCGGCGGCAAGGAACGGATGCGCAGGCTGATGAACGTGATAGAAGCAGCGCGCGCCGACCTGTCCCCGCTGGTGACTCATCACTACAAGCTAACCGACATTGTCGAGGCGTACGACCTCT